The nucleotide sequence AGCGCACGGCCAAGGACGTGGTCGTCGTCGGCGGCGGCCTGATCGGGGTGGAGGCCACCGAAGCCCTGGTGACGCACGGCTGCCGGGTCACCATCGTGGAGATGATGCCGCAGATCCTCGGCATGCTCGACTGGGAGATGGCGCGCCTGGTCGAAAACTACATGGAATCGAAGGGGGTACGCGTCCTGACCGACACCCGGGCGATGGCGCTCGAGGACCGTGGCGGCGGGGGGAATGTCACCCACGTGAAGACGGACAAGGGGGAGATACCCGCCGACATGGTCATCCTCGCCATCGGGGTGCGGCCCAACGTGGCGCTCGCCCGGCAGGCGGGGCTCGAGATCGGGGACAAGACCCGCGCCATCCGCGTCAACGACCACCTCCAGACCTCGGACCCCGACATCTACGCCGCGGGGGATTGCGTCGAGTGCGTCGACCGGATCACGGGGGAGGCGTGCTTCGTGCCGCTCGGTTCCACGGCCAACAAGCAGGGGCGCGTGGTCGCCGTCAACATCTGCGGCGGCGACGAGGCCTTTCCGGGCATCGTCGGGAGCTCGATCTGCAAGGTCTTCGATTATTGCGCCGGGCGGACCGGGTTGACGGAACGGGCGGCTGCAAGCGCGGGGTACGAGGTGATCAGCGCGATGGTCCCGGGTTCAGACAGGGCCCATTACATGTCCGAGTCCAAACCGCTCCTGGTGAAGATGGTGGCCGACCGGAAGACCGGGAGGCTGCTGGGGGTGCAGATCACGGGGCCCGGGGAAGGGGCCAAGCGGATCGACGTGGCGGCCACCGCGGTCACGGCGGGGATGACGATCGACGACGTCGCCGGGCTGGATCTCAGCTACGCCCCCCCCTACGCCTCCGCGATGGACAACCTCATCACGGCGGCCAACGTCGTGCGCAACAAGCGCGACGGTTTCATGGTCGGGATCACGGCCGAGGAACTCCAGCGCAAACTCCAGGCAAGCGAGGACTTCTTCCTGCTCGATGCCCGCTCCCCGGAGGAGTACGCGGAGGTGCGGCTCCCTAAATCCACCCTGGTCCCGCTCGGCGCCCTGCGCCGGAGGCTGGCGGAGATCCCGCGCGACAAGGAGGTCGTCTGCTATTGCGCCATTTCGCTCCGGGGATACGAAGCGTCGCGCGTCCTGGCCGGGGCGGGATTCGGCAACGTGAAGGTTCTCGACGGCGGGCTGGCCATGTGGCCGTTTGAGAAGGAAATGGGCTCCTGAGCCGGCGGGGGGGTGCGGAGTGTCCCGCTCCCCCCCGCCGGTCGGCCGGGCTAGGCCGCCTTCTTTTCCTGCAGCTGCTCTTTCTGTTTGAAGTTTCCCTTCCGGTCGATCTCGAAGGAGTCGATGGTCGTCCCGTCCAGTTTCAGCACCCTCACCGCGAGCTTCTTTTTCGAGACCTCCAGCACCCAGTAGTTGGGCTGGTCGAGGGGGTTGTAGAAGAAGCCGTGGAACTCCTTCTTCACGTTGTCCTTGTAGGTCTTGCCCCCGCTCTGCCCCACGACGAGGTAGATCGTCCCCTCCGAGGCCTTTTTCATCGCGACGCCCCCCTTCATGGGGGGGGTGCGGGCGATCCCGTGGTCGTGGGCGCTGAAAACCAGGTCGACGCCGTGACGCTCCAGGATGGGGCAGAAGGCGTCCCGGATTTCGGCCTCGTCCCGGTTCATCTTGGTTCCGTAGGGGGGGCGGTGGAAGAAGGCGATCTTCCAGGGGGCCGCACTCGCCGCCAGGTCCCGCTCGAGCCACGCCTTCTGGGCCGTGAGGATGTCCCCCTGCTGGCGCTGCTCCACCTGCTGGCTGTCGAGCACCACGAAATGCACCGGGCCGTAATCGTAGGAATAGGCCTGGCCCCGGAGTCCCTCGGGCCCGTTCCCGGGCAGGGTGAACTGCGCGAGGTAGTAATCCTGCCTCGAGACCTTCCTGGACCCGTAATGCTCGTGGTTCCCCGATACCGGCATGAGGGGGAGCCGGTCGATGATGCCCCGGGAGGCGGCAAACCAGGCGTTCCAGTGGGCCTGCATCAGCCCCCAGTCGGTCAGGTCGCCGTTGATGACCATGAAGCGGGCGTCCGGGTTCTCGCCGATCGCCCGGAGCGCCGTGCGGCGCCAGAGGCCGAAGGGGGCGTCCCCGGTGATCGGGGCCTGGCTGTCGCCGAAAAGGAGGAATTTGAACCGGTCGACCTTCTTCCGGGCGGTCTCGAAACTCGAGGTATCGCTCCACCGTTCGCCGCCGCCGACCCGGTAGGCGTAGCGCTTGCCCGGGGTGAGCCCCGTCAGGGTGGCGGAAAAGACGCGGGCCGTTCCCAGGTCGGAGGTGAAGTCATGCGCCGTCCCCGGCGCCCGGAGCGCTTTGCCCGTGAGGGTGGGCCCCTGCCCGTACTCGACGAAGCTCTCCCCGACCGTGCCGTCCGTTCTCCAGGTGACCGTCATCGTCGTGGCCGGGTCTCCCGTCCAGGTGAGGGTGACATGATCGGGCGTCGCCGAGGCCCCTGTAGTCGGGGCCTCGGCCGTCGCCGTGGCCCCCGTCGTTGGGGCCTCGGGCGTCGCCGTGGCCCCCGTCCCCGGGGTCTGGGCCGTCACCGCCAGGGATAGGCCGACCGCCAGGGCCGCCGCCGCCAGGATCCTGATGCCGGAAATCTTCATCGCACAACCTCTTCGTTCAGGGTGGAACATGGACATCCTCCGCCGCAGGCGTCCTTTCGGGCCGCCGCGTTACGAGATTGGAGCCCACCGGGGAGCCGCTGTCAACGATAAAGAGCGCGGTCGGGCGTCTGGCCGGATTCTTGCTTGGATTCCTTTGTTTCACAACCAGGGGGAATTATGGTGCAATCTGACCGGATGGTGGAAGCGGACGAGGTCCGCGTCTGGGTTCTCACGGACAACTACTACGACTCGCTGAGGCCCGATTCGGAGGTGTCGACCCACTACCGCGTGGGCGCGGGCGAATGTGTCCACGCCGAGCATGGGCTTTCCTACTACATCGAGGTGGCCACGGGCGCGGGGACGAGCCGCTGCATGTTCGATTTCGGCCTCGACGGGGAAAGGATCCTGGACAACGCGCGGCTCCTGGGCCTGGACCTCGGGAAGAGCGAGGCTTTTGTCCTGAGCCACGGGCATTTCGACCACTGGTCGGGGGCGGAGGAGATCCTCCGGCGGATCGGGAGCCCCGGGAGCCTCCCCTTTTATGTCGGGGAGGAGGCGTTTCTCCGCCGGGGGTCGTTGCGCCCCGGCACCACGGAGGTGCAGGATATCGGCAAGCTGGAAAGAGGCGGGATCGAGGCCCTGGGGGTGCGCCTGGTCGAGGTCCGGGAGCCGGCCTGGATCCTCCCCGGAATCGGGGTGACGGGAAAGATCGGGCGGGAGACCGATTACGAAACTCCGAATCCCGCCCTGCTGGTGCGGCGGGGGGGGCGGATGGAGCCGGACGATTTCCGGGGGGAGCTGGCCCTCTTCTTCGTGTTGAAGGGGAAGGGGCTGGTGGTGGTTTCCGGCTGCGCCCATGCGGGAATCGTCAACACCGTCCGGCACGCGCAGAAGGTTTCGGGCGTCCGGGAGGTCCATGCCGTCATCGGCGGTTTCCACCTGATCAACGCCCCCTCCGACAGGATCCGGAGGACGCTCGAGGCGATCCGGGAACTGGAGCCCCGGCACCTGGTCCCGGCCCACTGCACCGGCTTCGAGGCTCTCGCCGCCTTCAGCCGGGAGATGCCCGTAGTTTTCGAACTCAATACGGCGGCGACCCGGTACCGGTTTTCCGCCTTGACCCGCTAGATGGAGAGGCCTATAAGGGGACATCCACGGAAATCCCCGGCTCGCGCATCGGATCATCGGAGGAGACCGCATGAAAAACAGATACACTCGACGTGAGGCGCTGGAACTGGGGTTGGGCGCCGTCGCGCTGGGAGCTTCCGCGACTTTGACTTCCGCGGCCCAAACCCCGAAAACCGTTACCAAGGAGGAGCGCATGCCCGCAGTGAAGGACTTCAATACGTACGGGGAAAAACTGGAACACACCCTGATCCTGAGGACATCCCCCATTGCCCTGAAAATGCTGGAGACCGAATCGGAGATTCCGCCCGGCGCCTTCCGCCCCTCCAGGGACGGCAAGTGCCACATCGCCCAGTGCCAGGCTTTCGCCCTGTCGCGGCGTGAAGGGAAGACCGTGGCGATGCTCAAGGAGGACCACTGGTGCCCGACCGCGCTGATGGCTTACGGGATGGTGGAGAAACCCGATTCGATCTCTGCCTGGACCCACCCCTACGACTCCTTCGAGCGGGGGAAGTATATCGGGGTCCTCTCCGCCCCGCTCAAGAGCGCCTCCTTCGTGCCCGACCTGGTCGTCGCCTACATGAACAACGCCCAGCTCCGGGCGCTGCTCCTGTCGATGAAGGTCGAGGAGGTGCCCGAGGTCCGGGGCCACTTCTTCCCCCCCTCCTGCGGCTACTCGGTCGTGGACCCGATCAAGACCGGGAAATCGTGGGTGGTGCTCCCCGACCCGGGGGAGTACCAGCGGGCGCTGACGGCCGAGGACGAGATCATCTTCTCCGTCCCCCGGGACCGGATGCCGGGCCTCGTCGCGGGGCTCGAAGCGGGGGGGATGTTCTCCTACAAGGGGCACAACATGGTCATGCTCCCCGATTTCGAACAGCCGCAGTTTTACAAGGACCTGTTCAAGAGCTGGGGGCTGTAGGCCGCTGGATCGACGAGATGGCGCGCAGGCGGGCGACCGTCCTGCCCAGGGCGTCCACGGCGGCTTCGAGCTCCTTCTCCTCCGTATGCCGGCCGAGCGAA is from Acidobacteriota bacterium and encodes:
- a CDS encoding FAD-dependent oxidoreductase encodes the protein MKVVIIGGVAAGPKAASKIIRMVPDAHVTIIEKGSFLSYAGCGLPYYVSGEIKEQRELMETSAGVIRDTAFFRNVKNLEVRSGTEALEIDRAARRVRIKDLATRQESTLEYDKLVLATGATPVIPPIPGVDKGNVFTLHGVHDAEGIKSVLAERTAKDVVVVGGGLIGVEATEALVTHGCRVTIVEMMPQILGMLDWEMARLVENYMESKGVRVLTDTRAMALEDRGGGGNVTHVKTDKGEIPADMVILAIGVRPNVALARQAGLEIGDKTRAIRVNDHLQTSDPDIYAAGDCVECVDRITGEACFVPLGSTANKQGRVVAVNICGGDEAFPGIVGSSICKVFDYCAGRTGLTERAAASAGYEVISAMVPGSDRAHYMSESKPLLVKMVADRKTGRLLGVQITGPGEGAKRIDVAATAVTAGMTIDDVAGLDLSYAPPYASAMDNLITAANVVRNKRDGFMVGITAEELQRKLQASEDFFLLDARSPEEYAEVRLPKSTLVPLGALRRRLAEIPRDKEVVCYCAISLRGYEASRVLAGAGFGNVKVLDGGLAMWPFEKEMGS
- a CDS encoding metallophosphoesterase family protein → MKISGIRILAAAALAVGLSLAVTAQTPGTGATATPEAPTTGATATAEAPTTGASATPDHVTLTWTGDPATTMTVTWRTDGTVGESFVEYGQGPTLTGKALRAPGTAHDFTSDLGTARVFSATLTGLTPGKRYAYRVGGGERWSDTSSFETARKKVDRFKFLLFGDSQAPITGDAPFGLWRRTALRAIGENPDARFMVINGDLTDWGLMQAHWNAWFAASRGIIDRLPLMPVSGNHEHYGSRKVSRQDYYLAQFTLPGNGPEGLRGQAYSYDYGPVHFVVLDSQQVEQRQQGDILTAQKAWLERDLAASAAPWKIAFFHRPPYGTKMNRDEAEIRDAFCPILERHGVDLVFSAHDHGIARTPPMKGGVAMKKASEGTIYLVVGQSGGKTYKDNVKKEFHGFFYNPLDQPNYWVLEVSKKKLAVRVLKLDGTTIDSFEIDRKGNFKQKEQLQEKKAA
- a CDS encoding MBL fold metallo-hydrolase, producing MVQSDRMVEADEVRVWVLTDNYYDSLRPDSEVSTHYRVGAGECVHAEHGLSYYIEVATGAGTSRCMFDFGLDGERILDNARLLGLDLGKSEAFVLSHGHFDHWSGAEEILRRIGSPGSLPFYVGEEAFLRRGSLRPGTTEVQDIGKLERGGIEALGVRLVEVREPAWILPGIGVTGKIGRETDYETPNPALLVRRGGRMEPDDFRGELALFFVLKGKGLVVVSGCAHAGIVNTVRHAQKVSGVREVHAVIGGFHLINAPSDRIRRTLEAIRELEPRHLVPAHCTGFEALAAFSREMPVVFELNTAATRYRFSALTR
- a CDS encoding DUF169 domain-containing protein is translated as MKNRYTRREALELGLGAVALGASATLTSAAQTPKTVTKEERMPAVKDFNTYGEKLEHTLILRTSPIALKMLETESEIPPGAFRPSRDGKCHIAQCQAFALSRREGKTVAMLKEDHWCPTALMAYGMVEKPDSISAWTHPYDSFERGKYIGVLSAPLKSASFVPDLVVAYMNNAQLRALLLSMKVEEVPEVRGHFFPPSCGYSVVDPIKTGKSWVVLPDPGEYQRALTAEDEIIFSVPRDRMPGLVAGLEAGGMFSYKGHNMVMLPDFEQPQFYKDLFKSWGL